The following proteins are encoded in a genomic region of Pyxicephalus adspersus chromosome 9, UCB_Pads_2.0, whole genome shotgun sequence:
- the CMTR2 gene encoding cap-specific mRNA (nucleoside-2'-O-)-methyltransferase 2, giving the protein METGRPCDHLCASHVIFQTLPGLRETSQPGAEICTMSGGDFPPEIESLFQKRYSYTKDPTWHLPDPSEVLTSEHQEFPHLLTLKESLNKVKNLLSDKKLDEWHQHTSYTNKAGRVVPEVRKQANAELCTQAWCKFHEIVATYQLIPNSALWDSELNSVHLCEAPGAFIASLNHYVKTQELHCDWTWVANTLNPYHEANNGMVMIADDRLIANTLPWWYFGPDNTGDIMTLKYLNGLQQFLGNVSAVHLVTADGSFDCQGNPGEQEPLVYPLHYCEVVTCLSTLSPGGSFVLKMFTLFQHSSVNLMYLLNCCFQEVHVIKPGTSKAGNSEVYVVGLGYVGRAVIQELLNKMTAHYEQEVSGKALFPHKSLPESFLECHWKCCSFFHQHQTQTILENLHLFSYMEEKDQTHLDYLREAAVLYYLQTFQINFIPRKHWLVRKPRVGCSLNARWLGTRNRRSDTYNERKRLEALSWDEKVERGYFASWLEDHIQAGTKNGCLLEGSRSGLRYQDWYLLQGPPLTRIQSSSFCDGELLNTLNETIESCGGSLPECPSCAVSDCLVSELLQRVGNGHHILVIGAFPLFEAVKQRYAEVIFVESSAPQQPISVLHDGDPLYQRQLLSTVLRALEQLPSHGTLVLPVLSSLTRFMAGLVYILYHCFQVIGFSCPTGYLTPGSNAVLLCWGYHPLPMEAYQHLQDLFTDTALTGSGVQQVLEFVPIEDLLIGPFLEFLWDLNAAIIRHNLHLIGQREQKKVKSHQSSASDT; this is encoded by the coding sequence ATCTGCACCATGTCTGGTGGTGATTTTCCCCCGGAGATAGAATCTCTGTTCCAGAAGCGCTATTCATACACCAAGGACCCCACATGGCACCTTCCTGACCCCTCAGAGGTCCTGACATCTGAACATCAGGAGTTCCCCCACCTTCTGACCCTCAAGGAGTCTTTAAACAAAGTGAAGAACCTGCTGAGTGACAAGAAGTTGGATGAATGGCACCAGCACACTTCTTACACTAACAAGGCCGGGAGGGTGGTCCCTGAGGTGCGCAAACAGGCCAACGCTGAGCTCTGCACTCAGGCCTGGTGTAAGTTCCATGAGATTGTGGCCACTTACCAACTGATCCCTAACAGCGCCCTCTGGGACAGCGAGTTGAACAGCGTGCACCTGTGTGAGGCGCCAGGGGCTTTTATTGCCAGCCTGAACCATTATGTAAAGACTCAGGAGCTGCACTGTGATTGGACCTGGGTGGCCAACACCCTAAATCCGTATCACGAGGCCAACAACGGCATGGTGATGATCGCAGATGACCGACTCATTGCAAACACACTGCCGTGGTGGTACTTTGGGCCTGATAATACCGGAGACATCATGACACTAAAGTATCTGAATGGCCTACAGCAATTCCTGGGGAACGTCTCTGCTGTGCACCTGGTTACCGCCGATGGAagctttgattgccagggaaaccccggagaacagGAACCCTTGGTTTACCCTCTGCACTACTGTGAGGTGGTGACCTGTCTCAGCACTCTGAGCCCAGGGGGTTCTTTTGTTCTTAAAATGTTCACTCTCTTCCAGCATTCCTCTGTCAATCTGATGTATCTGCTGAATTGCTGCTTTCAGGAGGTCCATGTCATCAAACCAGGAACCAGCAAGGCTGGGAACTCCGAGGTTTACGTGGTCGGCCTTGGTTATGTGGGCAGAGCTGTAATTCAGGAGCTGCTAAATAAAATGACGGCACATTATGAGCAGGAGGTGAGTGGCAAAGCTTTGTTTCCACATAAAAGTCTTCCGGAGTCCTTCCTCGAATGTCATTGGAAATGCTGCAGCTTTTTCCACCAGCATCAGACACAAACTATCCTGGAGAACCTTCATCTGTTCTCCTATATGGAGGAGAAGGACCAGACCCACCTGGACTATCTGCGAGAGGCCGCCGTCCTCTATTACCTGCAGACCTTTCAGATAAATTTCATTCCTAGGAAGCACTGGCTGGTCAGGAAGCCCCGGGTGGGCTGCAGCCTTAACGCCCGTTGGCTGGGTACACGAAATCGTCGCTCGGACACTTATAATGAAAGAAAGCGGCTGGAAGCTTTGTCCTGGGATGAGAAGGTCGAGCGCGGCTACTTCGCTTCCTGGCTGGAAGATCACATACAAGCTGGAACTAAGAATGGCTGCCTTCTGGAAGGTTCCAGGTCTGGGCTCCGATACCAAGACTGGTACTTACTCCAGGGCCCGCCACTCACCCGAATCCAAAGCTCCTCATTTTGTGATGGAGAACTTCTCAATACCTTGAATGAAACCATTGAAAGTTGTGGTGGTTCTCTGCCAGAGTGCCCCTCTTGTGCTGTGTCGGATTGTTTGGTGTCGGAGCTCCTACAAAGGGTGGGAAATGGGCACCACATACTGGTGATTGGGGCTTTTCCCCTGTTTGAGGCTGTGAAGCAGAGATATGCAGAGGTGATATTTGTGGAGTCCTCCGCTCCTCAGCAGCCCATTTCTGTCCTTCATGATGGGGACCCCCTGTATCAGAGGCAGTTACTGAGCACCGTCCTCCGTGCATTGGAGCAGTTACCCAGCCATGGCACCTTGGTACTTCCTGTTCTGTCCTCTCTGACCCGTTTCATGGCTGGcttggtttatattttatatcattgctTCCAGGTCATTGGCTTCTCCTGCCCCACCGGGTATCTCACCCCAGGCAGTAATGCTGTACTCCTATGTTGGGGGTACCACCCTCTGCCCATGGAGGCGTACCAGCATCTCCAGGACCTATTCACTGATACGGCACTGACTGGCAGCGGGGTGCAGCAGGTTCTGGAATTTGTTCCCATAGAGGATCTTCTTATCGGCCCATTTCTGGAGTTCTTGTGGGATCTGAACGCAGCCATAATCAGACATAATCTGCATCTGATAGGCCAGAGAGAACAGAAGAAAGTCAAATCCCACCAATCAAGCGCCAGTGACACGTGA